AAGCCCCGCCTACCATCCTGCAGTCGCTGCGCGACGCGCCAGTCGCACCAGTGCCTGCCGTTCCCGACGGCCGTCGCGCAGCGACGGCGTGACTGTAGGCGGGGACTTCAGTCCCCGACGAGGTCGCAGGACGTGCTCGTCATGCAATCGCCCTGAGGGCAGCGCCAGGACGATTGCCTGTTGATGTCGTCGTGCCGCCTCGTCGGGGCTTGAAAGCCCCGCCTACCATCCTGCAGTCGCTGCGCGACGCCCCGGTCTCACCAGACGACGCCGTTTCCAGTGTCCGTCGCGCAGCGACTGAATGACTGTAGGCGGGGGTTTCAACCCCCGACCGCCCGTTCCATGATGCTTCGGGGACACCAATGAACAGGCAATCGCCCTGGTGTGTGCACGGCTTCCCTGGTGACGGCTGCGCGGCGACCGGTACACTCCGGCGGGGCGTCTGTCCACCTCCGCGCCCGGCGCTCTCTGGAATGCAGCATGAGTTTGTCTACGCCGATGCCCGCTCCGGCCTCAGAGGCGGCGTCGGTTCCCGTCCCCCGGCCTGCCGTCCCCGCCAGACGCACCGGCCTCGCCGCCCTGCGCTCCCTTGACGCACTCCTGATCGTCGGGCTGACGCTCGGGGGGCTGGCGATGCGGCTGCCGTACCTGTGGACCATCCCGCGCTTCACCGACGAGACGCGCGAAGTTCTCAAAGCCATCGAGCTGTACCACGGGGCCGTTCCCTGGCCGAAACAGCTCATCAACCTCGACGACTACATCGGCGGGATCTACCAGTGGCTGCTGGTGGTCGTCTACTGGGTCACCGGCATCAGCGCCCTCTCACCCCGCATGGTGATGGCCGTCGCCGGGGCGCTGGCCGTCGGGTTCACCTACCTGTTGGCGCGGGAGATCGGCGGGCGGCTGGCTGGCATCGTGGCGGCGGCGCTGCTGGCGACGAGTGGCAGCATCATCCTCTCCAACGCCCACATCGGGTGGTCGCACTGCCTGACGCCGACGATCACCACCCTGGCGATCTGGCTGCTGCTGCGCGGCGTCCACGATGGCAGCCGCGCGGCCCTCCTGGGCAGCGGGTTCACCTGGGGCGTGGCCCTGAACACGCACCCTGCCACCCTGGTGCTCCTGCCCGGCGCCGCGATCTACGTCCTCTGGAGCGGCCGGCGATTGCTCACCACGCCGTGGCCGTACCTTGCCGCGCTGCTGTTCGTGGCGGCCTACAGCAACATGATCCTCTACAACGTGCTCACCGACTTCGACAGCATCACCGCTGCCGCGACGATCAAGGATCGGTATGACGCTGGCGTCGATACCGTCACGCCGGCCATCTACCTTGCCAACCACGGGCCACACGGGCTGATGCTGCTGCGCTACCTCGCCGGCGCCGTCGACGAGCGAGGCGGCTCGCTGGCCTACCTGCTCGATCCCACCCTCTGGCTCTACGCCGGCCTCACGCTGGCTGGCCTGGTCTACACCGCGCGACGAGGCGCGCCGCTGCTGCTCCTCGTGTTCCTCTCGTCGTGCCTCATCATGCCGTACTTCAATCAACGCAAGTACGTCCCGATCTCCGACGGACGGTATCTCATGCCACTCCTACCCATCGCCTTTGCTGGAATCGGCACGCTGCTGGCCTCTACGTGGCAGCGCTGGGCCACCACAAACCGACAGTGGCAGGTCGCCATCGCCGCGGTGTCCGTGGTGCTGGTGGTCTATCCTCTCGCGCCGCTCGCCCGCTACTACGGGCAGGAAGAGGCGGCCGGCCGCACCAATACCCCATTTCTCCGGGTCGTGAGTGAGGTCGGAGCGATCCGACGGCCAGATGAGGCCGTGATCCTCGACCGCGATCTTGCCAACGTCAAGCTCGAAGGCGGCGGCACGGCGTTTCGCTCCCTGCGGACGCTGCTGGCCGGCATCGGCATCGACGACCGCTCGATTGACAGCGTCACCGACTACGCCGGCAAGATGGCGGTCGGATCGTCCACGCTGCTGCTGACCGATGCGCGCGGACACGGCATGGTGCAGCAGTCCGAGCACCGTCTGCGGGCGCTCGGCATTCAGGTGAGCACCGCCGTCCCCGCACTCGATCCGAATGGATACCTGGCGCTGCGCCTGGAGCGCACAGCCCGGACCGCGGCAGCCGCCACCGACGATTCGGATAGCGCTGCCACGCCGACCGGCACGCCGTGGTCGGCTGGCGAGAGCGCCCCGGCCTTCAGCGCATCGCTCGGTCGGTCGGGCCTCGGCGTCTACAGCGCGCTTCCGGCGGCGCTCAACGCGGCTGACGACCTCCGCTCGCACACCGGCAACGGCGATGCTATCGCCGCCGTAGACGATCCATCGTCGCTCCAACAGGCCGTCTCAAAGGTCGGCATCCCGATTGAGACGTTCGTGGGTGGCTTGATCAACCCGCGCGGCCTCGCCTTCCGAGACGACCGCAACCTGATCGTCGCCTCGGCTGGCACCGGCGGCCCCGAACTCATCGACGTTGGCCGAGAGAAGCCGCAGAAGTACGGCAAGACCGGGCAGGTGCTCCGCATCGCCCCGAACGGCGACAAGTTCCTGCTCGCCAAGAACCTGCCGTCGTTCGTAAGCGCCGTCAACGAGGAGTGTGGCCCGAGCGCCGTGGCCTTCATCGGCGAGAAGACCTACATCCTGATGGCGTCGGGCGGCTGGGAGATCGGCAACCCGGAGTTCCACAGCGGCGTCTACGAGCTGCTCGACAACGGGCAGATGCGGCTGGTCTGGGACATGACCGCGCACGTCCTGGCGCACCCCGCGAAGGCCCGTCGCGAAGACCCTCGCGCCGACGTGCCGGCCGGCATGGCCTACGGTATGGCGGCCTCGGAAGGCCTGCTCTACGTCACCGACGCCAACCAGGAACAACTCATCGAGGTCGATCCGACCACCGGCTCGGCGCGCCAGGTGGTCGAGTACCCGAAGTCGAACCGCGCGATGACCGGCGTGGCCGCCGGCCCGGACGGCGCGCTCTACGTCGCCGAGTGGGCCTCCAACAAGATCACCCGGATCACCAAGGACGGCAAGATCGCCGACGCCGCCACCAAGCTGCGGACGCCCGTCGGCGTGACCTTCGGCCCGGACGGCGCCATGTATGTGGTCGAGTTCACCGGCCGCGTGCTCCGCGCTGCCCAGGTCGGCAACGAGCAGAAGGACATCCTGGCTGAGGGGCTGCGCGCTCCGACCGCCATCACCTTTGGCCCGGACGGCAACCTGTACGTGTCCGTGTTCGGGCAGGGTTCGGCGCAGGGCGAAGGCTCGATCGTGCGGCTGCGGCTGGCACCCACGGACCCGAACATCGCCCGCGCCCAGTGGGCGAACGGCGCGGCCTGGTTGGGCGGATTGTCGGTGTTCTTCATCCTGATGACCGTCGGCTGGATCGCCAACCGGCGCGGCCAGCGCAAGGCGGCGCAAGAGTCGTCGCCAAAGGGGTAGGCGCGAGGACACATCCTGGGTGGCGCGCCCGTACGTCGGCATGCTGAGGCCGCGCGTCGCGCTTCCCAGGCGCAGCCTACGATCGAACTACCCGGCTGACACCTCGACCATCGCCACCAGCACCGCGTCTTCGTGCCAGCTCGCCGCTGCCTGCGGGCGGGTCGTGACCGGCACCGCCGTCTGGTTGTCCGGCCGCAGCACGCCGATCACCAGCCCGTACTCGCCGGGCGAGGCGCTCGGCAGGATCCGCAGCCGCATCTCGTCCACGCAGCGCTCGCCAACCTGCCAGCGCGTCAGGTGCCGCCGCCGGCCGCCGATCTGGTCGTCCTCGCTGCCGAGCACTCGGCCCTGGGGCGTCACCAGTCGCCCGATGGACCGCAAGTCCTCGGCGGCCGGCGCGATGGACTGCCAGTGCAGCCAGAGGCGGAGATACTCGCCGGCCCGCGCCGACTCCTGATCGAGCGTGACACCTTCCAACGCCACCGACTTCCCGAACGTCGCCCCCACCCACAGGGCCGGCGATGTCGGGACACCCGCCGGTTCGAGCGGCGTCGGTGCGGCGCGCTTCGGCTGGGCCGGCGTGGCGAGCGGGGTCGGGATGATTGGCAGCTTGCGATCACAGCCCGCGGCCAGTACCGACAATCCAACCACTGCGAGACCGCCAAGGAGGCGTCTCCGCAGGACGCTCGTCTGAGCAGAGCGACCGAGCATAGACATCCCAAGAAGGTTTGGGGTCCGCTGCACTCTCCCGGCTCAGCGAGCCCATCCCAGCGCCGACCCCCGCCCACTCCATCTGTAGCACGTTTGGAGATCGGCCCGGACGGTCGAAGGGTAGCAAAAGCATCACAGGCGCACAAGCGCGGCCAAACGATGGTGATGCCGGCCGCGAGCCACAGCACCGTCGATGCTGCTGCTGGCTTCGATTCGCTATCCTCCCCCTATGGCCCGCGAGAAGCTCGAAAAGACCAATGCGATTCGCCTGCTGGATCAGAAGCGCGTGGCCTATGAAGCGCTCACCTACGACCCCGAGATCCACTCGGCGGCAGGGGTCGCGGAGGTGCTCGGCGTGCCTCCCGGGCAGGTGTACAAGACGCTGGTGGCGTTGCGTGAGGAGGCCGGGGCGCGTCCCCTGCTGGTGATGATCGCCGGGCCGGACGAGCTTGACCCCCGTACCCTCGCCCGCGAGCTTGGCACGAAGTCGGTCAGGATGGCTCCCCAGCGCGAAGCTGAACGTCTGACCGGCCTCCTGGTCGGAGGCATCGGGGCGCTGGCCCTGGTCAACAAGCCGTTCCAGGTCTGCATCGAGCGCGCCGCCCTCGACCACGAATGGATCCTGGTGAACGGCGGCCGACGCGGCCTCAACCTCAAGATCGCCGTCGCGGACCTGCTCAAGCTGACCGGTGCACAGCCGGTCGAGGCCGTCCGACGCCTGTCCACCTCGGCGGGCGGCGACGACCCGGGCGGCGACAGCGCGGGCGACTGACCGTGTTTCGCTGGCCGATTGCTCCGACACCCCTGTCGCTGGGCAGCAGCGTCACGTCGAGTGGTGCCACCCTGGAGGTCACCCCGCGCGGGGCCGTCTTCACACTGGCGGCGCTTGCGCACGTCGGACACCCGGCCCACCTGGCCGTCATCGACGCCTACCTCAAGGGGCAGATGCGCGTCAGCCCGGGCGTGAGCATCGGCGAGGATAGCCGGGTCGTGGCGTCCGCGCTGGCCGGGCCGCTCGTCGCCGCTCACGAGCTGGCCATCCGCCAGTTGGGCCTTGCCGACTTGATCCTGCTGCCGCCGGCCGCCACGCCTGCACACGACGGTCTGACCCGCGGCCCGGACAGTCCGCGCTTCCTGCTGCGCGCTCCTGACGCGCCTGACCACTGGCACTGGGTCCGCACGGCCGAGCGCTTCGAGACGCCAGGCTGTCTCGGCACACCGCGGCCAGGGACCGGCAGCCGCTGGCACGACCTCGTGCTGGAGCTGCCGCCGCGCCCGCCAGTCAGCGAGGTCCGCGTACTGACGGGCGGCCTGCCCGCCATCCAGGCCGAGCTTCGGTCGCCAACGAGCACGGCCGCGCCGCCCGCCGACCTCGTGGCGGCCCTGCGCCGAGTGGCGCTCGACCGATTCGCCCGCGACAGTGCGGACATCGGCGATGCCGTCACAGCAGCCATCCGTGCCCTGATGGCGGAGGGCAGGCCCAGTGGGCCACTCGCAGCAGACGACCTGCAACGGGAGCGTGCGGCCTGGCGCACGTCACATGCGTCACTCGGCTCACTCAACCTTCCCGCCCTCGCGAAGTTGCTGCCAGACGTGTGCGCCAGCCGTACGGCAGCCCGTGCGACGCTGAGCGCAGGCGAGGTGACACGCACGCTGGTCCTCACACCCGACCTGGACGGCTACCAGACACTCTGTCTGCTGCCCTGCCACCAGCCCGAGTCGCCGATCCCGACGTTCGAGCAGGTCCGGCAGGCCACCTGGGACACCCTCGAAGCGATCGTAGGCCGGCCGCTCGCCGAGTACCGCACCGAGCCGATCTCGCTGCGCCTCGTGGCCGCGGACGGCCGAACCACTACGCTCGACGTGGGCGTGTCGGTCGTCATCGTGCGGAATCAGACGGTGTTCACGGGCTGGATCGGCTCGGATGGGCGGGTGATGCTGAAGCTGTTCCCGCCGGGCGGCATGGGCGTCGGCAACTGACAGCCCACCTGCCCAGGCTCAGCCGCCGGCCGGCGCTTCTGCCCCGATGACCCCGTGCCGCTCGAAGTACGCGAACAGGTCGTCCGCGCTGGCAAACACCTTCGAGCAGTAGCGCGTGAAGAACGGCGAGGGCGGGCTGGTCGGCAGCCAGACGCCGTACACCCGCTTGCCGGTCTGGAGGGCGTAGTTCATCTCGCTGATGACGCCCGGCGAGGGCACCAGCGCATCGTAGAAGACCACGACAAAGTCGGACTGGGCGATCAGCTTGTAGTCGCGGAAGATGATCTGATCGGCCACGTGGCGCAGCTCGCGCTCGCTGAACGTGTCCGACTCGGCCGGCACGGCCTCGACGGCCCGGCGCAGCTCGGCGGTGCCGTCGCTCCGGATGGCCGGTCGTTGCGCGTCAGCCGGCCGCTCGACCTCGAAGTCGTTCACGTCGGCCGGATCGAAGATCAGGAGCCGCTCCTCCAGCCGCTGCTTGAAATGGGCCAGCGCCGCGCGGTCACCCTCGGCATGCTGCATCGGGTAGCTCAGGTAGGCTGACCTCGTGTCTGGCTCGAACATCAGCCGATACAGCGCACGCGGCGGCAGCGCCCGGCCCAGCAGGTACTGCGGCTTGTGGTGGATGCGGGCCATCTCCTCGGTGGCCCACTGCTCCTCCTCGCGCCACATCAACAGCTCGGAGAGGGTCGTGTCCTCCCAGCGCGGATGCTTCCGAAGCCGCTCGCGGACCGTCTGCACGCCGGCCGTGACCGTGATGTACAGGTCGGGCTTGAGCCGCTGGAGGTAGTATGGGTCGAACCCCGAGATCAGCGTGTTCTTCCAGCGGAACACGGCGTGGGTGTTGATGATCCAGTCCTGGAACTGGCCGGCCTGCTCGCACAGGCTGGAGATCTTCTCCAACGCAGCCGCCCGCAGCAGCACCAGCGCGTGCGGGAACATGTCGAGGATCGTCTCTTCCTCGACCGGCTCGCCGACGTCCGCCGCCACCTGGAACATCGTGTCGCGCACGTCGAAGATCTGGAGATCGCGGCCGGCCGCCGCCGCCAGCGCGCGGACCTCGTCGAGGTAGCCGACGCGCTCAGTGCCGCTGATGCCGGTGCAGATCACGCGCATGTGGCGCGCCCAACCAGACGAACGAACACCCGTCACCCCGGCTGCGCGTCGAGCCGCTCGCGCATCAGCGCGTTCACCACGCCGGGGTTGGCCCGGCCGCGCGTCGCCTTCATCACCTCGCCGACGAGCCGGCCGGCCGCGCTGGCCTTTCCGCCCCTGTAATCGGCGACCGGCTTCGGGTTCGCCGCGATCACCTCGTCCACAATCCGCGTCAGCTCGTCGGCGTCGCTGACCTGGGTCAGCCCGAGCGCCTGCACGACCTCTGAGGGCGCCCGCCCCGTCCGGTACATCTCCTCAAAGACCTGCTTGGCGGCCGTCTGGTTGATCGTGCCAGCGTCCACCAGCTCGATCAGGTCGGCCAGGTGCTCGGGGGCCGGCAGCTTGCCCGCGCCCTCCTCGTCGCCGGACTCCTTCTGGAGCCGGAACAGCTCGGTCTGAATCCAGTTGCCGACCTTGCGCGGGTCCGGATAGAGCGTCAGCGTCCGCTCGAAGAACTCGCCGATCTCTGCCGTGGCCGTCAACTGCCCGGCCAGGTACGCCGTCAGGCCGTGCTCGGAGACGTACCGCTCGCGGCGGGCATCCGGCAACTCCGGCAGCTTCGCCTGCAGCTCCGAGACCCACTCGCGGGAGACGAACAGCGGCGGCAGGTCCGGCTCCGGGAAGTAGCGGTAGTCGTGCGCCTGCTCCTTGGACCGCTGCGAGACGGTGATGCCCCGGTCATCGACCCAGCCGCGCGTCTCCTGCACCACCCGCTCGCCGCGATTCAGCACCTCGGTCTGGCGCTGGATCTCGAACTCGATGGCCCGGAACACCGCCCGGAACGAGTTCATGTTCTTGACTTCGGTCTTAGTGCCGTACTCGGTCGCGCCGACCGGCCGCAGCGAGATGTTGGCGTCGCAGCGGAACGACCCTTCGTCCATGTTGCCCGTCGAGACGCCGAGCGCCCGCACAATCGAGCGCAGCTTCTGGAGATAGGCCCGCGCCTCGGCCGCCGAGCGGATGTCCGGCTTGCTGACGATCTCCATCAGCGGCACGCCCGAGCGGTTCACGTCGACGAAGCTGGCCGCCTTGCCGTCGCTGTCGGTGCCATGCACGAGCCGCGCGGTGTCCTCTTCGAGGTGGACGCGCTCCATCCCGACCCGCCGCACCTCGCCATCGACCTCAACATCCACCCAGCCATGCTGCGTGAACGGCAGATCGTACTGCGAGATCTGGTACCCCTTCACCAGGTCGGGGTACGGATAGTTCTTGCGGTCGAACTTGCTGGCCTCGGGGATCTCGCAGTTGAGCGCGAGGCCCGTCATC
The sequence above is a segment of the Chloroflexota bacterium genome. Coding sequences within it:
- a CDS encoding ScyD/ScyE family protein; its protein translation is MSLSTPMPAPASEAASVPVPRPAVPARRTGLAALRSLDALLIVGLTLGGLAMRLPYLWTIPRFTDETREVLKAIELYHGAVPWPKQLINLDDYIGGIYQWLLVVVYWVTGISALSPRMVMAVAGALAVGFTYLLAREIGGRLAGIVAAALLATSGSIILSNAHIGWSHCLTPTITTLAIWLLLRGVHDGSRAALLGSGFTWGVALNTHPATLVLLPGAAIYVLWSGRRLLTTPWPYLAALLFVAAYSNMILYNVLTDFDSITAAATIKDRYDAGVDTVTPAIYLANHGPHGLMLLRYLAGAVDERGGSLAYLLDPTLWLYAGLTLAGLVYTARRGAPLLLLVFLSSCLIMPYFNQRKYVPISDGRYLMPLLPIAFAGIGTLLASTWQRWATTNRQWQVAIAAVSVVLVVYPLAPLARYYGQEEAAGRTNTPFLRVVSEVGAIRRPDEAVILDRDLANVKLEGGGTAFRSLRTLLAGIGIDDRSIDSVTDYAGKMAVGSSTLLLTDARGHGMVQQSEHRLRALGIQVSTAVPALDPNGYLALRLERTARTAAAATDDSDSAATPTGTPWSAGESAPAFSASLGRSGLGVYSALPAALNAADDLRSHTGNGDAIAAVDDPSSLQQAVSKVGIPIETFVGGLINPRGLAFRDDRNLIVASAGTGGPELIDVGREKPQKYGKTGQVLRIAPNGDKFLLAKNLPSFVSAVNEECGPSAVAFIGEKTYILMASGGWEIGNPEFHSGVYELLDNGQMRLVWDMTAHVLAHPAKARREDPRADVPAGMAYGMAASEGLLYVTDANQEQLIEVDPTTGSARQVVEYPKSNRAMTGVAAGPDGALYVAEWASNKITRITKDGKIADAATKLRTPVGVTFGPDGAMYVVEFTGRVLRAAQVGNEQKDILAEGLRAPTAITFGPDGNLYVSVFGQGSAQGEGSIVRLRLAPTDPNIARAQWANGAAWLGGLSVFFILMTVGWIANRRGQRKAAQESSPKG
- a CDS encoding aminoacyl-tRNA deacylase encodes the protein MLLLASIRYPPPMAREKLEKTNAIRLLDQKRVAYEALTYDPEIHSAAGVAEVLGVPPGQVYKTLVALREEAGARPLLVMIAGPDELDPRTLARELGTKSVRMAPQREAERLTGLLVGGIGALALVNKPFQVCIERAALDHEWILVNGGRRGLNLKIAVADLLKLTGAQPVEAVRRLSTSAGGDDPGGDSAGD
- the gatB gene encoding Asp-tRNA(Asn)/Glu-tRNA(Gln) amidotransferase subunit GatB, with translation MGAVSTPTSPSTAYEAVIGLEVHSQLLTASKMFCGCSAEYAGAAPNSHVCPVCMGMPGTLPVINKRAVELVLMTGLALNCEIPEASKFDRKNYPYPDLVKGYQISQYDLPFTQHGWVDVEVDGEVRRVGMERVHLEEDTARLVHGTDSDGKAASFVDVNRSGVPLMEIVSKPDIRSAAEARAYLQKLRSIVRALGVSTGNMDEGSFRCDANISLRPVGATEYGTKTEVKNMNSFRAVFRAIEFEIQRQTEVLNRGERVVQETRGWVDDRGITVSQRSKEQAHDYRYFPEPDLPPLFVSREWVSELQAKLPELPDARRERYVSEHGLTAYLAGQLTATAEIGEFFERTLTLYPDPRKVGNWIQTELFRLQKESGDEEGAGKLPAPEHLADLIELVDAGTINQTAAKQVFEEMYRTGRAPSEVVQALGLTQVSDADELTRIVDEVIAANPKPVADYRGGKASAAGRLVGEVMKATRGRANPGVVNALMRERLDAQPG